The Mercurialis annua linkage group LG8, ddMerAnnu1.2, whole genome shotgun sequence genome window below encodes:
- the LOC126660653 gene encoding pentatricopeptide repeat-containing protein At1g05750, chloroplastic isoform X2, translating into MDIPALTSAPATPFLQRSNIKPPPPPPPVQHNSNPISNTNNSLTKHQLKNTNIKPIDPVVAWTASISRHCRNRQLSQAASLLTRMRLAGVEPNHITFITLISACSDSPSQTKFLGPPMHAYARKLGLDTNNVMVGTALIDMYAKFRQIELARIIFDELEVKNSVSWNTMVDGYMRNGEKENAVKMFDEMPHRDVVSWTVFIDGFVKMGEFEEGLEWFRAMQLAQVEPDYVTIIAVLSACANLGALGLGLWVHRYVLRKDFRDNVRVCNTLIDMYARCGCVKLARQVFDKMPKRTLVSWNSVIGGFAANGFANEALEYFELMQKDGFQPDGVSFTGALTACSHAGMVDEGLKYFDIMKSVHKISPRVEHYGCIVDLYSRAGRLEDAVNVIENMTVKPNEIVLGSLLAACSTSGDIGLAERLMKYLDDLGPGVDSNYVLLSNAYAAVGKWDRASKARRTMKELGLQKRPGISSIDIGCSSHKFVAGDKSHDQTDHIYEI; encoded by the coding sequence ATGGATATTCCGGCACTCACATCCGCTCCCGCCACCCCATTCCTTCAACGTTCCAACATCAaaccaccgccgccgccgccgcctgTCCAACACAACTCCAATCCCATATCGAACACCAACAATTCTTTAACTAAACACCAACTCAAAAACACCAACATAAAACCCATAGACCCTGTAGTTGCATGGACCGCCTCCATTTCCCGCCACTGCCGCAACCGCCAACTTTCTCAGGCCGCTTCACTTCTCACCCGAATGCGTCTCGCCGGAGTAGAACCAAACCACATCACATTCATAACACTAATATCCGCCTGTTCTGACTCCCCCTCGCAAACCAAATTTCTCGGCCCTCCCATGCATGCATACGCACGAAAACTTGGCCTGGATACAAATAATGTGATGGTGGGCACCGCTCTGATCGACATGTACGCAAAGTTTCGTCAGATAGAACTCGCAAGAATCATATTTGACGAGCTTGAGGTTAAAAATTCCGTGTCGTGGAATACTATGGTTGATGGGTATATGAGAAATGGAGAGAAAGAAAATGCGGTCAAGATGTTCGACGAAATGCCGCACAGAGATGTTGTTTCTTGGACTGTGTTTATTGATGGGTTTGTTAAAATGGGCGAGTTTGAGGAAGGATTGGAGTGGTTTAGAGCAATGCAGCTTGCCCAAGTGGAGCCTGACTATGTAACGATTATCGCGGTTTTATCAGCTTGCGCGAATCTTGGTGCGCTCGGGTTAGGGTTGTGGGTGCATCGGTATGTTTTAAGGAAGGATTTCAGGGATAATGTTAGGGTATGTAATACTTTGATTGATATGTATGCTCGATGCGGATGTGTCAAATTAGCCCGTCaagtgttcgataaaatgcCTAAGAGAACTTTGGTCTCGTGGAACTCGGTTATCGGTGGTTTTGCTGCTAATGGATTTGCAAACGAAGCTTTGGAGTATTTTGAGTTGATGCAAAAGGATGGGTTTCAACCGGATGGAGTTAGCTTTACCGGAGCACTTACGGCTTGTAGCCATGCCGGTATGGTGGATGAGGGTCTCAAGTATTTTGATATTATGAAGAGTGTGCATAAAATATCTCCTAGAGTTGAGCACTATGGTTGCATAGTAGATTTATATAGCCGTGCCGGTAGGTTAGAAGACGCGGTAAATGTAATAGAGAACATGACAGTGAAGCCGAATGAAATTGTGTTGGGATCGTTGTTGGCTGCTTGTAGTACTAGTGGAGATATTGGTTTAGCTGAAAGGTTAATGAAGTATCTTGATGATTTGGGTCCTGGTGTCGATTCCAATTATGTGTTACTATCAAATGCATATGCAGCAGTTGGCAAATGGGATAGAGCAAGCAAGGCTAGGAGGACAATGAAAGAACTTGGTTTACAAAAAAGGCCAGGGATTAGTTCAATTGATATTGGATGTAGCTCTCACAAGTTTGTGGCTGGTGATAAATCTCACGACCAAACCGATCATATTTATGAAAT
- the LOC126660653 gene encoding pentatricopeptide repeat-containing protein At1g05750, chloroplastic isoform X1 yields the protein MDIPALTSAPATPFLQRSNIKPPPPPPPVQHNSNPISNTNNSLTKHQLKNTNIKPIDPVVAWTASISRHCRNRQLSQAASLLTRMRLAGVEPNHITFITLISACSDSPSQTKFLGPPMHAYARKLGLDTNNVMVGTALIDMYAKFRQIELARIIFDELEVKNSVSWNTMVDGYMRNGEKENAVKMFDEMPHRDVVSWTVFIDGFVKMGEFEEGLEWFRAMQLAQVEPDYVTIIAVLSACANLGALGLGLWVHRYVLRKDFRDNVRVCNTLIDMYARCGCVKLARQVFDKMPKRTLVSWNSVIGGFAANGFANEALEYFELMQKDGFQPDGVSFTGALTACSHAGMVDEGLKYFDIMKSVHKISPRVEHYGCIVDLYSRAGRLEDAVNVIENMTVKPNEIVLGSLLAACSTSGDIGLAERLMKYLDDLGPGVDSNYVLLSNAYAAVGKWDRASKARRTMKELGLQKRPGISSIDIGCSSHKFVAGDKSHDQTDHIYEMLDLLSYHLKLFGYVPESIAPNVLGNG from the coding sequence ATGGATATTCCGGCACTCACATCCGCTCCCGCCACCCCATTCCTTCAACGTTCCAACATCAaaccaccgccgccgccgccgcctgTCCAACACAACTCCAATCCCATATCGAACACCAACAATTCTTTAACTAAACACCAACTCAAAAACACCAACATAAAACCCATAGACCCTGTAGTTGCATGGACCGCCTCCATTTCCCGCCACTGCCGCAACCGCCAACTTTCTCAGGCCGCTTCACTTCTCACCCGAATGCGTCTCGCCGGAGTAGAACCAAACCACATCACATTCATAACACTAATATCCGCCTGTTCTGACTCCCCCTCGCAAACCAAATTTCTCGGCCCTCCCATGCATGCATACGCACGAAAACTTGGCCTGGATACAAATAATGTGATGGTGGGCACCGCTCTGATCGACATGTACGCAAAGTTTCGTCAGATAGAACTCGCAAGAATCATATTTGACGAGCTTGAGGTTAAAAATTCCGTGTCGTGGAATACTATGGTTGATGGGTATATGAGAAATGGAGAGAAAGAAAATGCGGTCAAGATGTTCGACGAAATGCCGCACAGAGATGTTGTTTCTTGGACTGTGTTTATTGATGGGTTTGTTAAAATGGGCGAGTTTGAGGAAGGATTGGAGTGGTTTAGAGCAATGCAGCTTGCCCAAGTGGAGCCTGACTATGTAACGATTATCGCGGTTTTATCAGCTTGCGCGAATCTTGGTGCGCTCGGGTTAGGGTTGTGGGTGCATCGGTATGTTTTAAGGAAGGATTTCAGGGATAATGTTAGGGTATGTAATACTTTGATTGATATGTATGCTCGATGCGGATGTGTCAAATTAGCCCGTCaagtgttcgataaaatgcCTAAGAGAACTTTGGTCTCGTGGAACTCGGTTATCGGTGGTTTTGCTGCTAATGGATTTGCAAACGAAGCTTTGGAGTATTTTGAGTTGATGCAAAAGGATGGGTTTCAACCGGATGGAGTTAGCTTTACCGGAGCACTTACGGCTTGTAGCCATGCCGGTATGGTGGATGAGGGTCTCAAGTATTTTGATATTATGAAGAGTGTGCATAAAATATCTCCTAGAGTTGAGCACTATGGTTGCATAGTAGATTTATATAGCCGTGCCGGTAGGTTAGAAGACGCGGTAAATGTAATAGAGAACATGACAGTGAAGCCGAATGAAATTGTGTTGGGATCGTTGTTGGCTGCTTGTAGTACTAGTGGAGATATTGGTTTAGCTGAAAGGTTAATGAAGTATCTTGATGATTTGGGTCCTGGTGTCGATTCCAATTATGTGTTACTATCAAATGCATATGCAGCAGTTGGCAAATGGGATAGAGCAAGCAAGGCTAGGAGGACAATGAAAGAACTTGGTTTACAAAAAAGGCCAGGGATTAGTTCAATTGATATTGGATGTAGCTCTCACAAGTTTGTGGCTGGTGATAAATCTCACGACCAAACCGATCATATTTATGAAATGTTAGATCTTTTATCTTATCATCTAAAATTATTTGGCTATGTTCCTGAATCTATAGCACCTAATGTACTAGGAAATGGTTGA
- the LOC126661209 gene encoding cucumisin-like: MGEIPKGEFSSSDIHTSMLQQALGSDGSDSMIYSYKRSFNGFAAKLTGEQMLKLAGMEGVVSVFPSEKKELHTTRSWDFMGFSKHVSRNTVLESNIIIGMLDTGIWPESESFTDENFGPPPTKWKGICQESSNFTCNNKIIGARYYRSDGYFGPNDIVSPRDSEGHGSHTSSTAAGNLVHRASMDGLGSGIARGGVPSARIAVYKICWSDGCYDADILAAFDDAISDGVDLISISVGGFTAKDYFNDSIAIGAFHAMKHGIFTSASAGNSGPEPATMSNFAPWFLSVAASTIDRKFFTKVKLGNGDTYEGVSINTFDLNHKMYPVIYGGNAPDVRKGFNESISRYCIKNSLDKKLVKGKIVLCDYISSGETQLVAEAIGTIMQDGYYQDVAYNFPLPASHLNLDDGFKVSEYVNRTRKPKATIFKSVAKKDKLAPYIVSFSSRGPNPITKDILTPDISAPGVDILAAWSEGTSVTGIEGDDRVIGFNIISGTSMACPHATAAAAYVKSFNPTWSPAAIKSALMTTAFPMNPKTNPEAEFAYGAGHINPIKAINPGLVYDTTENQFIQFLCGQGYTTKQLHLLTNDKTNCSNFPKTTSSDLNLPSFTLSALSGRSIGRVFHRTVTNVGLADSSYNAIVNTRKGLKINVSPDVLYFKNVGEQKSFVVTVIAKMGNASISGSLIWDNGEHQVRAPILAYVSS; the protein is encoded by the exons ATGGGTGAAATTCCAAAGGGTGAATTTTCTTCATCAGATATTCATACCAGTATGCTGCAACAAGCTCTTGGCAG TGATGGATCAGATTCTATGATTTATAGCTATAAAAGAAGCTTCAATGGATTTGCTGCAAAGTTGACCGGTGAGCAGATGCTTAAACTTGCAG GTATGGAAGGAGTTGTCTCAGTATTCCCCAGTGAAAAGAAAGAGCTCCATACAACAAGGTCATGGGACTTCATGGGATTCTCCAAACATGTTAGCAGAAATACTGTGCTTGAAAGCAACATCATTATCGGAATGCTCGACACAGGAATTTGGCCGGAGTCGGAAAGTTTTACAGACGAAAACTTCGGTCCTCCTCCGACGAAATGGAAAGGGATTTGTCAGGAATCTTCCAATTTCACCTGCAACAA TAAAATCATCGGAGCCCGGTACTATCGGAGCGATGGGTACTTCGGTCCAAACGACATTGTTTCTCCAAGAGATTCTGAAGGTCATGGTAGTCATACTTCATCGACTGCAGCGGGGAACTTAGTCCATCGCGCAAGCATGGATGGACTTGGCTCGGGAATTGCTCGCGGAGGGGTTCCATCTGCTCGAATTGCAGTGTACAAAATATGTTGGTCCGATGGTTGTTATGATGCTGACATTCTTGCAGCATTTGACGATGCTATTTCGGACGGAGTCGATTTAATTTCGATTTCTGTCGGAGGATTTACTGCGAAAGACTATTTTAACGACTCAATCGCTATCGGAGCATTTCACGCTATGAAGCATGGAATATTTACATCAGCTTCTGCAGGAAATTCAGGGCCTGAGCCTGCAACTATGTCAAATTTTGCACCTTGGTTTCTCTCAGTTGCTGCTAGCACCATTGATCGGAAATTCTTCACCAAGGTTAAGTTAGGAAATGGAGACACTTACGAG GGAGTATCTATAAACACGTTTGACCTTAATCACAAAATGTACCCTGTAATTTATGGCGGAAATGCACCGGACGTCAGGAAAggattcaacgagtctatatcgag ATATTGTATCAAAAATTCCTTGGACAAGAAATTGGTGAAAGGGAAAATTGTTTTGTGTGATTATATAAGTAGTGGAGAGACACAATTAGTAGCTGAAGCAATTGGCACTATAATGCAAGATGGATATTATCAAGATGTAGCCTACAATTTTCCTTTACCAGCTTCCCATTTGAACTTGGATGATGGATTTAAAGTTTCAGAATATGTTAATAGAACTAG aaaaccgAAGGCAACAATATTCAAAAGCGTGGCAAAAAAGGACAAACTAGCCCCATACATAGTTTCATTTTCTTCAAGAGGACCAAATCCAATAACAAAAGACATTCTAACg CCTGACATTTCAGCTCCTGGAGTTGACATTTTAGCAGCATGGAGTGAAGGTACTAGTGTAACAGGAATTGAAGGAGATGATAGAGTAATTGGATTTAATATAATATCTGGAACATCAATGGCTTGCCCACATGCAACAGCAGCAGCAGCTTATGTTAAGTCATTTAACCCAACTTGGTCTCCTGCTGCCATTAAATCTGCTCTAATGACAACCG CTTTTCCTATGAACCCTAAAACCAATCCTGAAGCAGAATTTGCATATGGAGCAGGACACATAAATCCTATAAAAGCAATCAACCCCGGTTTGGTCTACGACACTACAGAAAACCAATTCATTCAATTCCTATGCGGACAAGGCTACACAACTAAACAACTACACCTTCTTACTAATGACAAAACAAACTGTTCTAACTTTCCAAAAACAACCTCTTCTGATCTAAACTTACCTTCTTTCACATTATCCGCCCTGTCGGGGCGGTCCATCGGCCGCGTCTTTCACAGAACCGTCACAAATGTCGGATTAGCGGATTCTTCTTACAACGCAATTGTGAATACCCGAAAAGGACTTAAGATTAATGTTTCACCTGATGTTCTTTATTTCAAGAATGTTGGAGAACAGAAATCTTTTGTTGTTACTGTAATTGCAAAGATGGGTAATGCTTCAATTTCTGGCTCTTTGATTTGGGATAATGGTGAGCATCAAGTTAGAGCTCCTATTCTTGCCTATGTTTCTTCATGA